Sequence from the Burkholderia cepacia genome:
GCCGGACGTAGCGGCGGAACGACGGCATCCGGTTCACGACCTCGCTGCCGCCGAACGGCACGACGGTCAACGTCCAGCGTCCGTCATGCGCGTCGATCGTGCAGTCGGTCAGGTGCAGCGGCCGCAGCGCGTCGGCCAGCGACGGCTCGGCCACCAGCGCCGCGACGGTGCGCACGAAACCGGGGGCACAGCCATCCCGGAGCGCGGCGCGCACGCCGGTGCGCCGCAGCCAGCCGGTCTGCGCGATGCGCGCGCTGCCGTGCGCGGCCGGGCCCCGCACGGTTGCTGCAATCCGCACGCTGACCGTATGCATCAGGAACTGCCGCGCGACCTCCTCGGCGACGCGCACCCGCACGCCGTTCGGCAGCCTCGCCACCCCACTCGCCCCGCCGTCGCCTTCGCGCGCCGCGCGCAGGTCTGCCAGCACGCGCGCGGCGATCGCGCCGGGCCGATGGCCGGGCGGCGGTGCGTCGGGCGCCGCGCGCCAGCGGGCGAGCGCGGCCTTCACGACGCGACGTGCTCGTTGCGCAGCACCTCTTCCACCGGCACCGGCTTGAACGGATGCCGGCGCTGCACGACGAGCGTCCAGAACAGCGCGTACAGCGCGGTAAGCCCGAGCATCGCGCCGAACGGCACGTAGATGTCGCGCGCGTTCATGCCTGGCGGCGTGATGTACCAGATCGCGAGCACGATGCCGACGCTCGACACGATCTGCGGCAGCGGGAACAGCGGAGACCGATACGGGCGCGGCAGGTCCGGCCGGCGAATCCGCAGCATCACGACCGACGCGGTGACGAGCAGATACGCGGTGCCCCATGCGCAGGTCGCCGCGAGCACGAGGTGCAGGATGCTGTCGAGGTTGCCGTTGATCAGCCACGCGTGGAAGATCGGCACGACCGCCGCCGCGACGATGCCGACCACCGGCGTCTTGAAGCGCGGATGCAGGTATGCGAAGCAGCGCGGCAGCGCGCCGTCGATCGCCATCCCGTACAGGATGCGCGGCAGCCCGGCCATCAGCGTGTTGATCGTCGCGGCGCCCGCGCACAGGAACGCGATGCCGAACCACACGCGGCCGAAGGGCCCGAGCACCTGCAGCGCGAACGCGGGAATCGCGCCCGGCGTGTCGAGCAGGTGCGTGAGGCCGTCGGGGCTCACGGGCACGTTCGCGACCTGGCGGCGGATCGCCGCGCCGTACAGGAACATGCAGATCGCCACGCCGACGAGGCCGAGCGCCATCGCGCGCGGAATCGTCTTGCCCGGCGTCTTCATCTCCGGCGCGAGCGGCGTGACGAACTCGCAGCCGACGAACATGAACATCGCCATCCCGACCAGCGACAGCACGGCCGGCACCGACGTGCCGACTTCCGAGCCGCCGAACCAGCCGTCGAGATGCACGGCCGGCGCGGCCGCGAGCCCGAGGATCCCGAAGATCATCAGCGACAGCCACATGCCGGCCGTCAGCACGATCTCGAGCTTGCTGAACACCTTGATGCCGATGATGTTGGTGATCGCGAACGTGACGACGAGGCCGACGCCGACGAGCCACGAGCTGTTGTGCTTCTCGAACGCGGCATTCAGCGATTCGAAATTGACGAGCGCCATGATGCCGCTCAGGATCGTTTCCGCCGTGCCGGCGAACACGTGCACGAGGAAATACGCGGAGATCGTGCCGGTGATCGCCCAGAAGCGGCCGAGCCCGCACGACAGGTAATCGTAAACCGAGCCGGCCGTCGGCAGCATCGCGGCGGCTTCGGAGAACGTGGTCGCCTGCGCCTGCATCATCACGAACGCGATGATCATCGCGACCGCGAACGCCCAGCCGCCCATTCCGAAACCCGACGTCGCGGTGAGAATCACCGGGCTTGCCATGATGAGGCCGACGGCGCTCGCCAGCGCGGTCGGAAAACCGACCGCGCCCGTCTTCAGTGCCGTGCCGCCTGCCTCCGCCGCCGGCGCGCCGGCCGATGCGTCCGTTGCCGCGCTGGTAAACCCTGACGATCCCGACATCCTTGTCTCCGGTTTGATCAATCGATGTCGAAAAAATACGCAGGCAAAATAATCCGGTCATAGCGCAAATCGGCAAACCGGCGGGCGGCGCACGCACTGCCCGCCCCGGCGCCTGACGCCGTCACGCGAACGGCACGGCCTCGAAGCCCGCCGCGAGCGCGTCGACGATCCGGTCGAGCTGCTCGCGCTGGATCACGAGCGGCGGCGACAGGATGATCTTCGTGCCGACCGGACGCACCAGCACGCCGTTCTCGCGTGCGACTTCCGCGACCGCGTTCGCATAGCCGGACAGCGGATCGATCGGCTCGCGCGTGTCCTTGTTCGCGACGAGGTCGAGCGCGAGCATCAGCCCCTTGCCGCGTACCTCGCCGACCGCCGCGAAGCGTTCCGCGAACGGCTGCAGCGCCTCGAGCAGATACGCGCCCTGCTTCGCCGCATTCGCCGGCAGGTCTTCCTTCACGACGATGTCGAGGCTCGCGATCGCGGCCGCGCATGCGACCGGGTGGCCCGCATACGTATAGCCGTGCATGATCGCGCCGCCGAAGTCCGCGTTCGCGGCGAACGCGTCCTCGATCCGCGCGTTCACGACCGTCGCGCCGAGCGGCACGTAACCCGACGAGATCCCCTTAGCGAGACACATGATGTCCGGGCGCACGCCCCAGCCGCGGCTGCCGAACAGGCTGCCGCTGCGGCCGAAGCCCGTCACGACCTCGTCGGCGATCAACAGGACGCCGTAACGGTCGCACACCTCGCGCACGAGCGGCCAGTAGTTGGCCGGCGGCACGATCACGCCGCCCGCGCCCTGGATCGGCTCCGCGATGAACGCGGCCACCGTGTCCGGGCTCTGGAACTGGATCTCGCGCTCCAGCATTTCCGCGCAGATCCGGCCGAGTTCTTCGGGATCCTGCGTGAACGGGTTGCGGTACAGCCAAGGCGTCTCGACGTGGAAGCAGCCCGGCAGGTTCGGCTCGTAGTTGCGGCGGAACACCGTGTTGCCATTCACCGACGCGCCGCCGAAGTGCGTGCCGTGATAGCCCTGCTTCAGCGAGATGAACTTCGTGCGGTCGGCCTGGCCGCGCACCTTCCAGTACTGGCGCGCGATCTTCAGCGCGGTCTCGATCGAATCGGAGCCGCCCGAGCTGTACAGCACGCGGCGCATCCCTTCCGGCTCGAGCAGGTCGATCACCTTCTTCGACAGCTCTTCCGCGCGCGGATGCGAGATCCCGTCG
This genomic interval carries:
- a CDS encoding DUF3156 family protein codes for the protein MKAALARWRAAPDAPPPGHRPGAIAARVLADLRAAREGDGGASGVARLPNGVRVRVAEEVARQFLMHTVSVRIAATVRGPAAHGSARIAQTGWLRRTGVRAALRDGCAPGFVRTVAALVAEPSLADALRPLHLTDCTIDAHDGRWTLTVVPFGGSEVVNRMPSFRRYVRLTGEQAAALSAALIAFERALRGFLRG
- a CDS encoding aspartate aminotransferase family protein → MSYNEAKFWHPMLHPNEMKQRKPIRIVRGDGCYVFDEQGRKLVDGVAGLWNVNVGHNRQEVKDAIVRQLDELEYFQLFDGISHPRAEELSKKVIDLLEPEGMRRVLYSSGGSDSIETALKIARQYWKVRGQADRTKFISLKQGYHGTHFGGASVNGNTVFRRNYEPNLPGCFHVETPWLYRNPFTQDPEELGRICAEMLEREIQFQSPDTVAAFIAEPIQGAGGVIVPPANYWPLVREVCDRYGVLLIADEVVTGFGRSGSLFGSRGWGVRPDIMCLAKGISSGYVPLGATVVNARIEDAFAANADFGGAIMHGYTYAGHPVACAAAIASLDIVVKEDLPANAAKQGAYLLEALQPFAERFAAVGEVRGKGLMLALDLVANKDTREPIDPLSGYANAVAEVARENGVLVRPVGTKIILSPPLVIQREQLDRIVDALAAGFEAVPFA
- a CDS encoding APC family permease, whose amino-acid sequence is MSGSSGFTSAATDASAGAPAAEAGGTALKTGAVGFPTALASAVGLIMASPVILTATSGFGMGGWAFAVAMIIAFVMMQAQATTFSEAAAMLPTAGSVYDYLSCGLGRFWAITGTISAYFLVHVFAGTAETILSGIMALVNFESLNAAFEKHNSSWLVGVGLVVTFAITNIIGIKVFSKLEIVLTAGMWLSLMIFGILGLAAAPAVHLDGWFGGSEVGTSVPAVLSLVGMAMFMFVGCEFVTPLAPEMKTPGKTIPRAMALGLVGVAICMFLYGAAIRRQVANVPVSPDGLTHLLDTPGAIPAFALQVLGPFGRVWFGIAFLCAGAATINTLMAGLPRILYGMAIDGALPRCFAYLHPRFKTPVVGIVAAAVVPIFHAWLINGNLDSILHLVLAATCAWGTAYLLVTASVVMLRIRRPDLPRPYRSPLFPLPQIVSSVGIVLAIWYITPPGMNARDIYVPFGAMLGLTALYALFWTLVVQRRHPFKPVPVEEVLRNEHVAS